In one window of Microbacterium dextranolyticum DNA:
- a CDS encoding M20 family metallopeptidase: MSTDVPSAAGAAPALPGDAELAAAVERLRPELARLARELYDEPEIGFEEHASVARIAALLAAHGVDAEVGAFGLDTALRAVAGAAVGDASGASDPGAGVAASAPHFAIIAEYDALPGIGHACGHNIIAAVAVGAFLAAAPVVARLGGRLSLIGTPAEENGGGKELIIRAGGFDDVDAAGMVHPSSGSGTSSVLGQRTSGVRRVAVTFHGRAAHAAGAPWLGRNALDGVVTAYQSVAQLRQHILPTDRLHGIITDGGAAPNIVPERASALFYVRSADVPALRELTDRVVAVLEGAALATGTRAEIDVDPVPPYLPLQTNTALTSRWTEAFAERGHEIPPPAAPPQGGPSTDMGNVSRLVPSIHPSLGLGGPDDVFPHNAAFANLTVLPAAIDALVDAAAALAATAVAYVADPELRAAAAAEFAASGGPSRWEG, encoded by the coding sequence GTGAGCACCGACGTGCCCTCGGCCGCGGGCGCGGCGCCGGCCCTGCCGGGCGACGCCGAGCTCGCCGCCGCCGTCGAGCGGCTGCGCCCCGAGCTCGCCCGCCTCGCGCGTGAGCTGTACGACGAGCCCGAGATCGGCTTCGAGGAGCACGCCTCGGTCGCCCGGATCGCGGCGCTGCTCGCCGCGCACGGGGTGGATGCCGAGGTCGGAGCCTTCGGGCTCGACACCGCCCTGCGCGCCGTCGCCGGAGCGGCGGTCGGCGATGCGAGCGGCGCGAGCGACCCCGGTGCGGGCGTCGCGGCATCCGCCCCGCACTTCGCGATCATCGCGGAGTACGACGCGCTGCCGGGGATCGGTCATGCGTGCGGGCACAACATCATCGCTGCGGTCGCGGTCGGTGCGTTCCTCGCGGCGGCGCCGGTCGTCGCTCGCCTCGGCGGCAGGCTGTCGCTGATCGGCACCCCCGCTGAGGAGAACGGCGGCGGCAAGGAGCTCATCATCCGCGCCGGAGGCTTCGACGACGTGGACGCCGCGGGCATGGTCCACCCCTCGAGCGGATCGGGCACGAGCTCCGTGCTCGGGCAGCGCACGAGCGGGGTGCGGCGGGTCGCCGTCACCTTCCATGGCCGCGCGGCGCACGCCGCCGGCGCGCCATGGCTCGGCCGCAACGCGCTCGACGGCGTCGTCACGGCGTACCAGAGCGTCGCGCAGCTGCGTCAGCACATCCTGCCGACCGACCGCCTGCACGGGATCATCACCGACGGCGGCGCGGCGCCCAACATCGTCCCGGAGCGCGCGTCGGCCCTGTTCTACGTGCGCTCGGCCGACGTTCCGGCGCTGCGCGAGCTCACCGACCGGGTCGTCGCAGTGCTCGAGGGTGCGGCGCTCGCCACCGGCACCCGCGCCGAGATCGACGTCGACCCCGTGCCCCCGTACCTGCCGTTGCAGACCAACACGGCGCTGACCTCGCGCTGGACCGAGGCGTTCGCCGAGCGCGGCCACGAGATCCCGCCGCCGGCCGCGCCGCCGCAGGGGGGACCCTCCACCGACATGGGCAACGTCAGCCGGCTCGTGCCCTCGATCCACCCCTCGCTCGGGCTCGGCGGCCCCGACGACGTCTTCCCGCACAACGCGGCCTTCGCCAACCTCACGGTGCTGCCCGCCGCGATCGACGCGCTGGTGGATGCCGCCGCCGCCCTCGCCGCGACGGCTGTCGCCTACGTCGCCGACCCCGAGCTGCGCGCCGCTGCCGCGGCGGAGTTCGCGGCATCCGGGGGCCCCTCCCGCTGGGAGGGGTGA
- a CDS encoding substrate-binding domain-containing protein, giving the protein MATTGGRGARGAGAGRARRHTGSSGAPVKGGARGGTASKPTKPAKPSSTRGASSARTSAAPALPAGPFRLGAIEGATPGKWIDVWKERHPDIALELVALGMADQRSALRAPQASDAGHAARDSVDAALVRLPIERSGLHVIPLYDEVAVVVCAADSHLTAADELTFDDLVGEIVIVPRDAPLAVEVPGTLAPRFDPPAGVGEAIATVAAGVGVVIVPMSLARLHHRKDVAHRPLVDGPLSPVALAWRDDGETPPLVDAFIGIVRGRTANSSR; this is encoded by the coding sequence ATGGCCACGACGGGCGGACGCGGCGCGCGCGGCGCGGGTGCGGGGCGCGCCCGTCGGCATACCGGCAGCTCGGGCGCTCCGGTCAAAGGAGGCGCACGCGGAGGCACAGCCTCGAAGCCGACGAAGCCCGCGAAGCCCTCCTCGACGAGAGGCGCCTCGTCGGCGAGAACCTCCGCCGCACCTGCCCTGCCCGCCGGACCCTTCCGCCTCGGCGCGATCGAGGGCGCCACGCCCGGCAAATGGATCGACGTGTGGAAGGAGCGCCACCCCGACATCGCCCTCGAACTGGTGGCTCTGGGGATGGCCGATCAGCGCTCTGCGCTGCGTGCACCGCAGGCATCCGACGCCGGCCACGCCGCCCGCGACAGCGTCGACGCCGCGCTCGTGCGCCTGCCGATCGAGCGCAGCGGCCTGCATGTCATCCCGCTGTACGACGAGGTGGCGGTCGTCGTGTGCGCGGCGGACTCCCACCTGACCGCTGCCGATGAGCTGACCTTCGACGACCTCGTCGGCGAGATCGTCATCGTGCCCCGTGACGCACCACTCGCGGTCGAGGTGCCCGGTACCCTCGCGCCGCGGTTCGATCCGCCCGCGGGCGTCGGCGAGGCGATCGCGACCGTCGCGGCCGGGGTCGGCGTCGTGATCGTGCCCATGTCGCTCGCGCGACTGCACCACCGGAAGGACGTCGCGCACCGGCCGCTCGTGGACGGCCCGCTCTCGCCCGTGGCCCTCGCCTGGCGCGACGACGGCGAGACGCCCCCGCTCGTCGACGCGTTCATCGGGATCGTCCGGGGCCGCACGGCCAACTCGTCCCGCTGA
- a CDS encoding tryptophan-rich sensory protein — MTSSPRPEADLHPPADRPARVTDLARQIVVISAVVFMIIAAMFGVGLFGGTNVRDLQNGALAADATALAPATQAFSIWSVVYLLMIAYAIWQALPGERTRERQRTVGWWVALTAVLNGGWLLAAQYLNLLATVVAIVALLVALCITMRRLVLSPAERWMDRLLLDGTVGIHLGWVALATVANIAAWLGAEVVPAPGEAAQTAWAIGVLVVVGLIGVALVVGAGGRIAPALAMAWGLVWIGAARTSGEPHAPAVGATAFIVAAVILLSAALAMVRRRTVAGAIGD; from the coding sequence ATGACCTCATCCCCCCGCCCCGAGGCCGATCTCCATCCGCCGGCCGATCGCCCTGCTCGCGTGACCGACCTCGCCCGTCAGATCGTCGTGATCTCGGCCGTCGTCTTCATGATCATCGCCGCGATGTTCGGGGTGGGACTGTTCGGCGGCACGAATGTGCGCGACCTGCAGAACGGCGCGCTCGCCGCGGATGCCACGGCGCTCGCCCCGGCGACCCAGGCGTTCTCGATCTGGTCGGTCGTCTACCTCTTGATGATCGCGTACGCGATCTGGCAGGCCCTGCCCGGCGAGCGCACGCGCGAGCGGCAGCGGACGGTCGGCTGGTGGGTCGCCCTCACCGCCGTGCTCAACGGTGGATGGCTCCTCGCCGCGCAGTATCTGAACCTTCTCGCGACCGTGGTGGCGATCGTGGCGCTCCTCGTCGCCCTGTGCATCACGATGCGTCGGCTCGTGCTCTCGCCGGCCGAGCGCTGGATGGATCGCCTGCTGCTCGACGGCACTGTCGGCATCCACCTGGGCTGGGTGGCTCTCGCCACCGTCGCGAACATCGCGGCGTGGCTGGGTGCCGAGGTGGTCCCCGCGCCCGGCGAGGCGGCGCAGACCGCCTGGGCGATCGGCGTTCTGGTGGTCGTGGGTCTCATCGGGGTCGCGCTGGTCGTCGGTGCGGGTGGACGGATCGCCCCCGCCCTCGCCATGGCGTGGGGTCTCGTCTGGATTGGCGCCGCCCGCACCTCGGGCGAGCCGCATGCGCCCGCCGTCGGAGCCACGGCGTTCATCGTGGCCGCCGTGATCCTGTTGTCTGCCGCGCTGGCGATGGTGCGCCGCCGCACGGTCGCCGGCGCCATCGGCGACTGA
- a CDS encoding transferase, with the protein MGKNYVDIEDDQGRTLRYRKHVNGRGLIANGAKVHASALVEAGAYIEPGVQIAAGAHIGRGVWIEPDAVIGPDAEIAPHAHIGSGAAIGSGAKIGVRAVVGARARVAGGSLIGDDIQIADGEQVATDQRGLRLAA; encoded by the coding sequence GTGGGCAAGAACTACGTCGACATCGAAGACGATCAGGGCCGGACGCTCCGTTACCGCAAGCACGTGAACGGGCGAGGCCTGATCGCCAACGGCGCCAAGGTGCATGCGAGCGCGCTCGTCGAGGCGGGCGCCTACATCGAGCCGGGTGTGCAGATCGCGGCCGGTGCGCACATCGGCCGCGGCGTCTGGATCGAGCCCGACGCCGTCATCGGCCCCGACGCCGAGATCGCTCCGCACGCGCACATCGGATCGGGCGCGGCGATCGGCTCCGGCGCGAAGATCGGTGTGCGCGCCGTCGTGGGTGCGCGCGCACGCGTCGCCGGCGGCTCTCTGATCGGCGACGACATCCAGATCGCCGACGGCGAGCAGGTGGCCACCGACCAGCGCGGACTGCGGCTCGCGGCCTGA
- a CDS encoding YitT family protein codes for MPPTPPEASGAPVDDADEFATGRRPDPATAPSLVFDAKAQEHSIVEDILGIGTGTFLTSLGLHVLHAAHAVTGGTAGLSLLLGYATGWPFWVLFLAINVPFALLAVWRRGWDFTLRTILCVGLVSGWALVHDALFPIATIEPWYGTLTGNLLAGVGVLILFRHRASVGGVNIIGLEVQDRTGFRAGWTMMIFDVLIILCALAVIPWTGVVMSALGAVLLNLVLALNHRPGRYLGH; via the coding sequence ATGCCCCCCACCCCGCCCGAGGCGTCAGGCGCCCCCGTCGACGATGCCGATGAGTTCGCGACGGGCAGAAGGCCAGACCCCGCCACCGCGCCGTCGCTCGTGTTCGACGCCAAAGCCCAGGAGCACTCCATCGTCGAGGACATCCTCGGGATCGGCACCGGGACGTTCCTCACCTCGCTCGGATTGCACGTGCTCCACGCCGCGCACGCGGTCACCGGAGGCACCGCCGGACTCTCGCTGCTGCTCGGCTACGCCACCGGCTGGCCGTTCTGGGTGCTGTTCCTGGCGATCAACGTGCCGTTCGCCCTCCTCGCCGTCTGGCGTCGCGGGTGGGACTTCACGCTCCGCACCATCCTGTGCGTCGGGCTCGTCTCGGGCTGGGCGCTGGTGCACGACGCCCTGTTCCCGATCGCGACGATCGAACCCTGGTACGGCACCCTGACGGGGAACCTGCTCGCCGGCGTCGGCGTGCTGATCCTGTTCCGACACCGCGCGAGCGTCGGAGGCGTCAACATCATCGGGCTCGAGGTGCAGGACCGCACGGGCTTCCGGGCGGGCTGGACGATGATGATCTTCGACGTGCTCATCATCCTGTGCGCGCTCGCCGTGATCCCGTGGACGGGCGTCGTGATGAGCGCACTCGGCGCGGTGCTGCTGAACCTGGTGCTCGCACTCAACCATCGACCCGGCCGATACCTCGGCCACTGA
- a CDS encoding glutamine amidotransferase-related protein → MAPLVYLCARPQAGAAEAEYESFRAAMRLDEAALERWDLVRDPLPDDFASRWRGAVVGGSPFNVSDPESSKTDAQRRVEDGLARLAAAAAAGETAALFTCYGIGVATRVLGGDVTRAYPEDTGPTVVTLTDEGRRDPLFGPLAQSFTALTAHKEGTGTLPDGAVLLAENDGCPVQAYRVGTTLYATQFHPEPTGRAFTERMAVYRDDGYFAAGDYDAIAAQVLAASLSEPPRILRAFATAF, encoded by the coding sequence ATGGCTCCGCTCGTCTATCTCTGCGCCCGCCCCCAAGCGGGTGCCGCCGAGGCCGAGTACGAGTCGTTCCGCGCCGCGATGCGACTCGACGAGGCCGCGCTCGAGCGCTGGGATCTCGTGCGTGACCCGCTGCCCGACGACTTTGCGTCGCGCTGGCGCGGAGCCGTCGTCGGCGGCAGCCCGTTCAACGTCAGCGACCCCGAGTCGAGCAAGACCGACGCACAGCGCCGCGTCGAGGACGGCCTCGCCCGTCTCGCCGCGGCCGCGGCCGCCGGAGAGACCGCAGCGCTCTTCACCTGCTACGGGATCGGCGTCGCCACCCGTGTGCTGGGCGGCGACGTGACGCGCGCGTACCCCGAAGACACCGGCCCGACCGTCGTCACCCTCACCGACGAGGGGCGCCGCGACCCGCTGTTCGGGCCCCTCGCACAGTCGTTCACCGCGCTGACCGCGCATAAAGAGGGCACGGGAACGCTGCCCGACGGGGCGGTGCTGCTCGCCGAGAACGACGGATGCCCCGTGCAGGCATACCGGGTCGGAACGACGCTCTACGCGACGCAGTTCCACCCCGAGCCGACGGGTCGCGCCTTCACGGAACGCATGGCCGTCTATCGCGACGACGGCTACTTCGCCGCCGGCGACTACGACGCGATCGCCGCCCAGGTGCTGGCCGCGTCGCTCAGCGAGCCTCCGCGCATCCTGCGCGCGTTCGCCACCGCGTTCTGA
- a CDS encoding Fpg/Nei family DNA glycosylase yields MPEGDTVFRAARRLHEALAGHEVTRFDLRVPRHATADLTGEIVHEVTARGKHLLMRIGEYTLHSHLKMEGRWLLFRPGEAWRSPAHQARAIVGTAQAVAVGFEIAMVDLVPTSDEDQLVGHLGPDLLGPDWDAAEAARRVASDPRAVHVAILDQRNLAGLGNEYANELLFVRGILPTRPATEVDAVGLVDTASRMIRANRDRNGRTFTGDSRPGRQNWVYRRERRSCRRCGTPIRRTELGASETSERIVFWCPRCQT; encoded by the coding sequence ATGCCTGAAGGCGACACCGTCTTCCGTGCGGCGCGGCGATTGCATGAGGCTCTCGCCGGCCACGAGGTGACGCGGTTCGACCTCCGGGTGCCGCGCCACGCCACCGCCGATCTCACCGGCGAGATCGTGCACGAGGTGACAGCGCGGGGAAAGCACCTGCTGATGCGGATCGGTGAGTACACGCTGCACTCGCATCTGAAGATGGAGGGCCGCTGGCTTCTCTTCCGGCCGGGCGAGGCGTGGCGCTCCCCCGCCCACCAGGCGCGGGCGATCGTCGGCACAGCGCAGGCCGTCGCGGTCGGCTTCGAGATCGCGATGGTCGATCTCGTGCCGACCTCCGATGAGGACCAGCTGGTCGGCCACCTCGGTCCCGATCTTCTGGGCCCGGACTGGGATGCTGCCGAGGCCGCACGCCGGGTGGCATCCGACCCGCGCGCCGTCCACGTCGCGATCCTCGACCAGCGCAATCTCGCCGGACTCGGCAACGAGTACGCCAACGAGCTGCTGTTCGTCCGGGGCATCCTGCCGACGCGTCCCGCGACAGAAGTGGATGCCGTGGGCCTAGTCGACACCGCGTCGCGGATGATCCGGGCCAACCGCGACCGGAACGGACGCACGTTCACCGGTGACAGCCGCCCCGGGCGGCAGAACTGGGTCTACCGACGCGAACGGCGGTCGTGCCGCCGCTGCGGCACCCCCATCCGTCGCACCGAGTTGGGGGCCTCCGAGACGAGCGAGCGCATCGTGTTCTGGTGCCCGCGCTGCCAGACCTGA
- the treZ gene encoding malto-oligosyltrehalose trehalohydrolase: MTIEVWAPKAERVRLRRPGRDDVELVATDAGWWRSDASPEPGEEYGFVLGDADVARPDPRSRRQPRGVHELSAADDPASFVWTDGGWSGRRLDGGLIYELHVGTFTPEGTLDAAAGRLAYLVDLGVTHVELLPVNAFNGTHNWGYDGVLWYAVQEEYGGPEAYRRFVDAAHAAGLAVIQDVVYNHLGPSGNYLPEFGPYLREGPGNTWGASVNLDERAVRDYIVDNALMWLRDFHVDGLRLDAVHALHESDGTPVHILAELSARVDALAEQVGRPLTLIAESDLNDPVMITPRAEGGYGIHAQWVDDWHHAAHVALTGETAGYYSDFADPEALPKTWRGGFFHDGTYSSFREEDWGAPVSLDAPSWRFVEFAQDHDQVGNRAAGDRLSQSLSFERLAVAAVLTMTAPGTPMLFMGEEWGASTPWQFFTSHPEPELAEATRRGRTAEFARMGWDPALVPDPNDPATFERSKLDWAEAEQGDHARLLSLYRGLARLRREHPELTDSDRTGHGAENVGPGRWILHRAAATVYVNLSDAPWTIESGPGDEVWISTGAADGTPVPEGAFVLTPESAGVVGPAASSRMTRRYAENTAE; the protein is encoded by the coding sequence ATGACGATCGAGGTGTGGGCTCCGAAGGCCGAACGGGTGCGACTGCGGCGGCCGGGGCGCGACGATGTCGAGCTCGTCGCCACGGACGCGGGGTGGTGGCGGTCGGATGCCTCACCGGAGCCCGGCGAGGAGTACGGGTTCGTGCTGGGCGACGCCGATGTCGCCCGCCCCGACCCGCGGTCCCGCCGTCAGCCCCGCGGAGTGCACGAGCTGTCGGCGGCGGACGACCCGGCATCCTTCGTCTGGACCGACGGGGGCTGGAGCGGGCGCCGCCTCGACGGCGGGCTGATCTACGAGCTGCACGTCGGCACGTTCACGCCCGAGGGCACGCTCGACGCGGCGGCGGGCAGGCTCGCGTATCTGGTCGATCTCGGCGTCACCCACGTCGAACTCCTGCCGGTCAACGCGTTCAACGGCACCCACAACTGGGGCTACGACGGCGTGCTCTGGTACGCCGTGCAGGAGGAATACGGCGGACCCGAGGCCTACCGCCGGTTTGTCGACGCCGCGCATGCGGCTGGCCTCGCGGTCATCCAGGACGTCGTCTACAACCACCTCGGGCCGTCGGGCAACTACCTTCCCGAGTTCGGGCCGTACCTGCGCGAAGGTCCCGGAAACACCTGGGGTGCGAGCGTCAACCTCGACGAACGCGCGGTGCGCGACTACATCGTGGACAACGCCCTGATGTGGTTGCGCGACTTCCACGTCGACGGGTTGCGGCTGGATGCCGTGCACGCCCTGCACGAGTCGGACGGCACTCCCGTGCACATCCTCGCCGAGCTCTCCGCACGCGTCGATGCGCTGGCCGAACAGGTCGGCCGACCTCTCACCCTGATCGCCGAGAGCGACCTCAACGACCCCGTGATGATCACGCCGCGCGCGGAGGGCGGCTATGGCATCCATGCGCAGTGGGTGGATGACTGGCACCACGCCGCCCACGTCGCCCTCACCGGCGAGACCGCGGGGTACTACTCCGATTTCGCCGACCCCGAGGCGCTGCCCAAGACCTGGCGCGGCGGCTTCTTCCACGACGGCACCTACTCGTCGTTCCGGGAGGAGGACTGGGGCGCTCCGGTTTCGCTCGACGCCCCGTCGTGGCGATTCGTCGAGTTCGCCCAGGACCACGACCAGGTCGGCAACCGTGCGGCGGGCGACCGGCTCAGCCAGTCGCTGTCGTTCGAGCGCCTCGCGGTGGCGGCAGTGCTCACGATGACCGCGCCGGGCACGCCCATGCTGTTCATGGGGGAGGAGTGGGGGGCATCCACCCCCTGGCAGTTCTTCACCTCGCACCCCGAGCCCGAGCTCGCCGAGGCGACCCGTCGAGGGCGCACCGCCGAGTTCGCCCGCATGGGGTGGGATCCGGCGCTCGTCCCCGATCCGAACGATCCGGCCACGTTCGAGCGCTCGAAACTCGACTGGGCCGAGGCGGAGCAGGGCGACCATGCGCGGCTGCTGTCGCTCTACCGGGGGCTTGCGAGGCTGCGGCGGGAGCACCCCGAGCTCACCGACTCGGATCGAACCGGCCACGGCGCCGAAAACGTCGGGCCCGGCCGGTGGATCCTGCACCGCGCGGCCGCGACGGTGTACGTCAATCTGTCGGATGCCCCGTGGACGATCGAGTCAGGGCCTGGCGATGAGGTCTGGATCTCGACGGGCGCGGCCGACGGGACGCCCGTGCCCGAGGGTGCCTTCGTGCTGACGCCTGAATCCGCCGGAGTGGTGGGGCCGGCGGCATCCTCGCGTATGACTCGTCGATACGCGGAGAACACCGCCGAGTGA